One region of Flavobacterium pisciphilum genomic DNA includes:
- a CDS encoding Nif3-like dinuclear metal center hexameric protein: MKIQEILSVLEEMAPLGYAEDFDNVGLLVGNASTEATGVLVCHDALENVIDEAISKNCNLVVCFHPILFSGIKKITGKNYVERAILKAIKNDIAIYAVHTALDNHSQGVNKIFCDALGLVNTKVLIPKQKYIQKLITYTVPDNSEEVRNALFEAGAGKIGNYDNCSFNTEGFFTFKGNENSNPVIGEKEKLHTGNEIKIEVVFEKHLQSKILKALFNTHIYEEVAYEIYDLQNAHQNIGLGMIGEFETPMNETDFLPFVKEKMVADGIRHSAYIGKKIHKVAVLGGSGSFAIKNAIQAGADAFLTADLKYHQFYEAENRLLLADIGHFESERYTKNYIVDYLRKKILNFAIILSEENTNPVKYL, translated from the coding sequence ATGAAAATACAAGAAATACTTTCTGTACTTGAAGAAATGGCTCCTTTAGGCTATGCAGAAGATTTTGACAATGTTGGATTGCTAGTAGGAAATGCGTCAACAGAAGCTACAGGAGTTTTGGTTTGTCATGATGCACTCGAGAATGTAATAGACGAAGCAATTAGTAAAAATTGCAACCTAGTGGTTTGTTTTCACCCTATTTTATTTTCTGGCATAAAAAAAATAACAGGCAAAAATTATGTTGAACGTGCTATTCTTAAAGCTATCAAAAATGATATTGCTATTTATGCTGTTCATACTGCACTAGACAATCATTCACAAGGTGTAAATAAAATATTCTGTGATGCTTTAGGTTTAGTAAACACTAAAGTCTTGATCCCAAAACAAAAATATATTCAAAAACTAATAACCTATACTGTCCCTGACAATTCTGAAGAAGTTCGCAATGCTTTATTTGAGGCTGGAGCTGGAAAAATTGGCAATTACGACAATTGTAGTTTTAATACTGAAGGTTTTTTTACTTTTAAAGGAAATGAAAATAGCAACCCTGTTATTGGAGAAAAAGAAAAGTTACACACTGGAAACGAAATAAAGATCGAGGTTGTCTTTGAAAAACATTTGCAATCAAAAATTTTAAAAGCTCTTTTTAACACTCATATTTATGAAGAAGTAGCCTATGAAATTTACGATTTGCAAAATGCTCATCAGAATATAGGCTTAGGCATGATTGGAGAATTTGAAACTCCGATGAATGAAACTGACTTTCTGCCTTTTGTAAAAGAAAAAATGGTAGCTGATGGCATTAGACATTCTGCTTATATTGGAAAAAAAATCCATAAAGTTGCCGTTCTTGGTGGATCAGGAAGTTTTGCTATAAAAAATGCAATTCAGGCTGGTGCTGATGCTTTTTTAACTGCTGATTTAAAATACCATCAGTTTTATGAAGCCGAAAATCGATTGCTATTAGCCGATATTGGACATTTTGAAAGCGAACGCTATACAAAAAATTATATTGTTGATTATCTTCGGAAAAAAATCCTTAATTTTGCAATCATTTTATCAGAAGAAAATACAAATCCAGTTAAGTACTTATAG
- a CDS encoding alpha/beta fold hydrolase — translation MGLKEGIRFITLKSVGKYINFLSYVRPQKAAQISYALFSQPRVGRLNKDSLPEILQNTKTETFHHNEHHFQTYTWEGNETKILLVHGWESNAARWQKTLPHLQKSGSTIIAIDAPAHGQSSGKEFNIPLYAEFINKAVEKYQPSIIIGHSIGGAACVYHQHLFPETSIQKMVILGAPSDLQTLIDNYIAMLSLNEKMMPLLENRFINRFNFKLDDFSGKKFASNFTVKGLIAHDTADNVVAFEEGEKIASTWKNSQFIVTNGLGHGMHDDDLYQKVVDFLFLEE, via the coding sequence TTGGGACTTAAAGAAGGGATTCGTTTCATTACACTAAAATCTGTTGGGAAGTATATTAACTTTTTGAGTTATGTTCGCCCACAAAAAGCAGCACAGATTTCATACGCTCTGTTTAGCCAACCTAGAGTAGGGAGATTAAACAAAGACAGCTTACCGGAAATATTACAAAACACAAAAACAGAGACTTTTCATCATAACGAGCATCATTTTCAAACTTACACTTGGGAAGGAAATGAAACTAAAATTCTACTCGTTCATGGCTGGGAAAGTAATGCTGCACGCTGGCAAAAAACACTTCCCCACTTACAAAAATCCGGAAGTACCATTATTGCTATTGACGCACCTGCTCACGGACAAAGTAGTGGCAAAGAATTTAACATCCCACTTTATGCTGAATTTATTAACAAAGCAGTCGAAAAGTACCAACCTTCTATAATAATTGGTCATTCTATTGGCGGAGCAGCTTGTGTCTATCATCAGCACTTATTTCCTGAAACTAGTATTCAAAAAATGGTTATTTTAGGAGCTCCATCCGATTTACAAACTCTTATCGATAATTACATCGCTATGTTAAGTCTAAACGAAAAAATGATGCCTCTTTTAGAAAATCGTTTTATCAATCGTTTCAACTTTAAACTAGATGATTTCTCTGGGAAAAAATTCGCTTCAAATTTCACTGTGAAAGGATTAATCGCACATGATACTGCCGATAATGTAGTAGCATTTGAAGAAGGAGAAAAAATAGCTAGTACTTGGAAAAACAGCCAATTTATTGTCACAAATGGTCTCGGTCATGGCATGCATGATGATGACTTATACCAAAAAGTAGTTGATTTTTTATTTCTTGAAGAGTAG
- a CDS encoding zinc ribbon domain-containing protein, whose translation MANTKELSVEDKLRAIYDLQLIDSRIDEIRNVRGELPLEVEDLEDEVAGLGTRSEKLKSELEIVEEQIKTRKNAIDDHKEAIKKYTKQQESVRNNREFNSLTKEVEFQELEIQLAEKQIKEMKVSIEHKKEVISGLKEKLESKSSHLKHKKSELDAIMAETQKEEIFLSEKSAEYEGLIEERLLAAYKRIRSSVRNGLAVVSIERGASAGSFFTIPPQTQVEIASRKKIITDEHSGRILVDSTLADEEREKMEQLFSKF comes from the coding sequence ATGGCGAATACGAAAGAATTAAGTGTTGAGGACAAGTTAAGAGCAATTTACGATTTACAGTTAATTGACTCTAGAATTGACGAAATCAGAAACGTAAGGGGAGAACTTCCATTAGAAGTGGAAGATTTAGAAGATGAAGTTGCAGGTTTAGGCACACGTTCAGAAAAATTGAAAAGCGAACTAGAAATAGTTGAAGAGCAAATCAAAACTAGAAAAAATGCTATTGATGATCATAAAGAAGCCATCAAAAAGTATACAAAACAACAAGAATCTGTTCGCAACAATAGAGAATTTAACTCTTTGACTAAAGAAGTTGAATTTCAAGAATTAGAAATTCAATTGGCTGAAAAGCAAATCAAAGAAATGAAAGTTTCTATTGAGCATAAAAAAGAAGTTATCTCTGGTTTAAAAGAAAAACTTGAGTCTAAAAGCTCACATCTAAAACATAAAAAATCTGAATTAGATGCGATTATGGCTGAAACTCAAAAAGAAGAAATCTTCTTATCTGAAAAATCAGCTGAATACGAAGGTTTAATTGAAGAGCGTTTATTAGCTGCTTACAAAAGAATCAGAAGTAGTGTTCGTAACGGTTTGGCAGTAGTATCTATCGAAAGAGGTGCATCAGCAGGTTCTTTCTTTACTATTCCACCACAAACTCAAGTTGAGATTGCATCTAGAAAAAAAATCATCACTGATGAGCATTCTGGAAGAATCTTAGTTGACAGTACATTAGCAGATGAAGAAAGAGAAAAAATGGAACAATTATTCTCTAAATTCTAA